Part of the Impatiens glandulifera chromosome 8, dImpGla2.1, whole genome shotgun sequence genome is shown below.
tataataACCTGACGAGAACATAAATACCCTCTATTACCGCCGGCAAGAGAATTGGGATGCCTAaatcgaaaaaaaaaatatttttattttttatttttagtttaaataattatattttatatactattaaataaatataataagtttgtattatttaaaacaaaaataatatagcTTAGGTAGTTAGATGAAAATAATATAGCTTAGGTAGTTAGATGACATGCCAAAACATATGTAGATTTATGAATCAAACATAGATCTCTCGAGTCTTTACCGCCTTATCCTAGGGCCGAGCCGGCCCAGAGATACTATCCCTGTCAAATCGAAAAAAACTGTTTGTAACGGAATAATTTTGATCAGAAACAGTTTGACGGACTATAATTGTAATCCCTAATTAAAAATccagtataaataaatatattaggttatgaatgaaatataataatttaatgaagaaaaaattaaatttttttggcttaaattattttatccaaaatgttttggtaaaaaaagttggttatgaatgaaataaaacatttcattgaaatttgtatttgtatgtttatttttcataatcCAAAATGCCCTactaaatagaaaaacaaatctCTTTTCTCTCCCGCCTTGCCCTGCACTGGACAGCCATTGATTTGGAAGAGACGGCagtttcttcttcattcttccTCCGCCGCAATAATTTCATTCTTCTTAAAATCTCGGTGCCTTTGTGAAGCGATCTTTCTCTCTTCTTGGGAGGAAGGAATCGCCGTCGCCGTCGGTGTAGAGCATGGCGCCGCAGCCATTCATAAATTACCTCACCTATGTTCAAGCGATTCCTCTTCTGTCTGTCTCCTCGACTCCATTTTCATTCTTTTCGTCATATCCGTTCAGTGACTACCGTTGCAGCAGAAGGAAAGAGAACCTTCTCTCACATATTCCAACAATGTTCGGAGCGAGCGGCGATATTTCCAGGGAAACAAGCTCATGCCCGGATGGTATTGACTCATTTCACACCCACTGTTTTTGTAACGAATTGCTTAATGCAGATGTATATAAAATGTTCAACTTTAGATTATGCACGTAAAGTATTCGACAGAATGCCTGACAGGGATATGATTTCATGGAATGCCATGATTTTTGGTTATGTTGGATCTAGAAACCTGGAGGTTGCACACTCCATGTTTGATTTAATGCCTGTGAAGGATGTTGTTTCGTGGAATACATTAATTTCTGGGTATTCACAGATTGGTAAGTACAGGAAGTCCTTAGAGATGTTCCTACTGATGATGCAGATGGAGAGCTTGGTGTTGGATAGAGCAACCTTTGCCATTGTTTTAAAAGCTTGTTCTTCTTCGGATAACTATGAGATGGGGATACAGGTTCATGCACTTGCAGTCTTCATGGGTTTTGATTGTGATGTGGTAACTGGCAGTGCATTGATAGACATGTATGCGAAATGTAGGAAATTGGAGGAATCGTTGAAGTTCTTTGATGAAATGCCTGAAAGGAATTTGGTTTCTTGGAGTGCTGCCATTGCAGGTTGTATTCAAAATGAACAGCTTTACGGTGGATTGGAACTCTTCAAGAAAATGCAGAGAGATGGAGTTGGGGTGAGTCAATCTGCTTATGCTAGCGTTTTTAGATCATGTGCTGCTTTATGTGAAGTAGGGTTTGGTTCTCAGTTACACGCTCATGCTTTAAAGACTAACTTCGGATCTGATATGTTAGTAGGAACTTCAATTTTAGATATGTATGCAAAATCTGGCAGATTATCTGATGCTAGAAAGCTATTTAACTCGTTGAGAAATCATAGTGTGCAATCCTACAATGCTATGATTGTTGGCTGCGTTCGAAGTAGTCAAGGATTCGATGCTTTGCAGATATTCAAACGTTTGCTTCAGTGTGGTCTTCCATTTGATGAAATAACTCTATCAGGAGCAGTAAGTGCTTGTTCATTGATCCAGGGTCGTTTACAGGGAATCCAAATTCACGGATTGGCCTTAAAGAGTAGTCTTTGGTCTCAAGTTTGCGTGGCAAATGCAGTTCTTGACATGTATGGAAAGTGCGGTGATTCCTTTATTGCACGCAGAGTGTTTGATGAGATGCCAATAAGGGATGCTGTCTCTTGGAATGCTGTGATTGCAGCCTATGTTCAAAACGGAGAAGAAGACGAAACTCTTTCGATATTTGTCTTGATGCTGCGATCCAGGATGGAACCCGATGACTTCACTTATGGTAGCGTACTGAAAGCTTGTTCGAGTCAACAATCTCTTAACAAAGGATTGGAAATTCATACGAGAATAGTGAAATCTGGCATGGGTTTCGACTGGTTTGTCGGGAGTTCACTTGTCGATATGTACTGCAAATGCGCGAAGATTGACGAGGCAGAAAAGATTCATTACCGGCTCGAAGAACGAACGATAATATCATGGAACGCTATAATCTCAGGCTTCTCTTTACACAATCAAAGCGAAGAATCCCAAAAATTCTTCTTCAAGATGTTGAAAGAACAAGCCGAACCCGACATTTACACGTACACCACTGTTCTTGATACATGTTCTAATCTAGCAACAGTCGAACTCGGAAAACAAATCCACGCTCAAATTACGAAACACAATCTCCAACAAGACGTGTTCATATCCAGCACGCTCGTGGACATGTACTCGAAATGTGGAATCTTGGACGACAGTAAACTGATTTTCGAGAGATCTTTAAAACGCGATATAGTGACGTGGAACGCGATGATAACCGCCTATGCTCATCACGGTCTTGCTGACGAGGCATTGAGAACCTTCGATCGCCTTCAGCACGAGGGATTGAAGCCGATTCACGCCACTATAGTTGCTATCCTCCGTGCATGTGCCCACATGGGGCTGGTGGAGAAAGGGGTGAATTACTTCAACTCGATGAAGAAAGAATACGGGTTGGATCCTCAGCTCGAGCATTACACTTGTCTGGTTGATATTTTCGGAAGGTCTGGTCAAATTAGAAAAGCTTTGGAGGTTATTCAAGAGATGCCGTATGAAGCTGATGATGTTACTTGGAAAACATTGCTGAATCTTTGTAAATTGAAAGGGAATGTTGAGATAGCTGAAATAGCAGCAAAGGCTATTATGAAGATGGATAATGAAGATTCGGCTGCCTTAATTCAATTGTCAAATGTTTATGCTGATGCCGGAATGTGGGATGAAGTTAAAGAGGTTAGGAAGATGATGAGGTCTGGTCGATTGAAGAAGGAACCGGGTTGCAGCTGGATTGAAGTTAAGAATGAATTACATATGTTTTTAGTTGCGGACAAGGCTCATCCGAGAGGCCAAGAAATTTATCAACAACTTCATTTGCTAATGGTTGAAATGACTTGGTTTGAGGATATTCTTATGGATTAAGAAGACAACCAAGTAAGTTTTGCTGTCTTTATAgttcttaattaatattgtttatgtTATAGACTTGTTTGGagaagggtttttttgaaaaggaaaaatcCGCTTGATAAGGATATGAGATTATCGAATTTTTTTTACAAGAAAAGAAAACCCTGTTTGAATGCATTtatgaaaagagaaaaacaatAAGAATGGTATTTTTGTGTTTTAGTGATGATTTGATTGGTAATGTCCCCGAATTTAAACTTTTGGCCTTGTTTGGAATCCAATTGTGACTTTGTGAGTGATTAGTGATTATAGATTCGTAGCATTGTAAATGAGCCAAGCCAAACAGTTTCAGGTTTCATCTCAGCTCGTTTATATATTCGGGCTCAAGTTCGGCTCGTTTACAACTTAGGTGAATATCTTCCCCTTTTctttgttattaaatattaatttattaataaatactaaaCAAGGAACAAGGTTGTAAACGAGACTCTAAACATGTTCACGAGCCCATAAATGAGCCTTCTAAGGTGTTGGGTAAGTCCCGCAAGGAGCGCAACCCTCGTGTTTAGTTGCCATCGTTGAGGTTGGAACCATGGACAGACTGCCGGTGATAAGCCGGAGGAAGGTGAGGATGACGTCAAGTCATCATGCCCCTTATGTCCTGGGCGACACACGTGCTACAATGACCGGGACAAAGGGTCGTGATCCCGTGAGGGTGAGCTAACCCCCAAAACCCGACCTCAGTTCGGATTGCAGGCTGCAACAGGCTGCAtgaggacgaaacaaagcaacCCACTTGTCCTGATCTCCACGATTGAAGAAAGAAATAGAAGGCCCCTTGAGCCGAGGGGACATCGTCGGAGAACAATGTCGAGGACAGGGTGAAAACCAACCTTCCATTGGTGGTTACGCCCTTATTGTGTTggttttttcatatttatctatttatgaGTCTCTAAACAAACATGTTTGTGTTCTAACTTggattgtttaaaattttaagttttttggCTCGGttaaattttcagtttttaaattcatttagcattgttaatatatatttggttaGAACAAATCATCAAATGTTTGACCAACTAGACAAGGTTCCTAACacattcttaatatatatttggttaGAACAAATCTGTCAAATGTTTGACCAACTAGACAAGGTATTTTAGTCAAGATTTGAATGATGgctagtgtttttttttttgttagaagctgttagaaaaaacaaacaaggcctaaagCATGCTTCAAGATCCATGAAATAGTTGACAATAAGGTAGGAAAACACCAAGATATGCTGGATGTCGTATTTGCAACGATTGCTGATAGAGAATGAATACACAAGCCAAGTCAAATGAGACCTAAACTATATTCTCaaccaataaatttaaaataaagaattgaaACTTATATATCTGGCAATAAAATACACAAACAAATTGCTTTGTATAAGAATTTAAGGTTTTACAATTAACTTCCAATACCGAACCCTGAACTGTCTTTCTTCAACTTCCCCATTTCCATTTCTCTCGTGTTAACTTCACTGCTTGAACCGGATGGATTCAAACCATATTCGCTCGTAGTTTTTCCTCCACTGTACTCACTACTTCCCTGTTCCTGTGTTTCGAAAGCCATCTTCCTAAATTTCTTCATATCTTCATTGTATTGGCTTGTATCGTAATCAGAACTTTCATGAGAACTGTATACTGTACTGTGTCCAGGCTTGATTCCTTCGTTTAGATCAGCCAACGATACATCTCCTTCTAATGCCCTCACAACCTATACATGAATAATGTCAGTAAATATGTTTTTACCCTGGTGAATGAATTACAGTCAATCTGTTCTTACCTGACTCATTCTAGGTCTACGTCGTGCTGAGTGGCGAACACAAGCTGCAGCACAAGCAACCATGCGAGACATCTCGCTGTGATTGTAATCCTTCTGCAATCGTGGGTCGACTAGAGAATCAAAATTCCCATCGTCTAAAGCTCGTGTCAACAAAGGCCTAGCCTGTAACAATTTTGCACATTTTCTCTGTTAGCTTTcacaaatttaatgaaaattggaTGTATATATGGATTGATGGATGGAATAGATTGCTGACCCAATCAACCAAACTATCATCTGTGTAAGCAAAACTAGAATCAACAGGACGACGCCCAGTAATCAATTCTAAAAGCACAACACCAAATGAGAAAACATCGGACTTGTCTGTCAGTTTCCCCGACGAAGCATATTCTGGAGCTAGGTATCTGTAAAAGGACAAGACAGTGAGGATGTCAAACACTCAAACTTTCATGAAAAAACTTGCAACAAAGGATATCTATCATACCCGAAGGTACCCATGACTCGAGTTGAGACATGAGTTTCAACTTCAGAAGTAAACTTTGCAAGTCCAAAATCAGCAACCATGGCCTCGAAGTTGAAATCCAGGAGAATGTTGGATGCCTTAATATCGCGATGGATGATTTTCGGATGGCCTGCAAGAAGAAAGACGATTTACATTCGAATTCTAAACAAAAAGTTGTTTATAATTATCGAGAGAACTTCATTACAGTCTTCGTGTAGATATGCAAATCCTTTTGCAGCCCCTAGAGCAATTTTGAGTCTTGTTGACCAGTCCATTGGAGGTCTTCCCTTTCCTGCACCAAGCAAATCAATGCAAAACCAATATTAGATCGATCATATCTTCTCATCTTCCTCTTAGATTCTTAGAAGTTAAGTTGATATACATACCATGTAAATGGAATTCTAATGTATCGTTAGGAAGAAACTCGTAAACGAGCAATCTTTGTGAACCAGTGGTGCAATATCCAACCAAAGAGACGAGATGTTTATGATGGACACGACTAATAGTGTCAACCTCAGCATGAAATTCGCGATCTCCTTGTCCACTTCCAGCTTTAAGCTGCTTAATCGCCACTTCTTTTCCATTAGGAAGAACACCTTTGTGAACATATCCAAATCCACCTTGTCCAAGAAGGTTAGCCTCTGAAAAGCCATTAGTAGCAATTGATAATTCCTCGTAAGTGAAAGTGCTCTTTGAGAACATCCCTGGAGAAGGTGGTGGCAGTGACGATGATTCTCCCGATCCTCCGCCGCTGCTTATATGGTGTTGCGCTTGTGGTgctggaggaggaggaggacggTAGGGAGAGGTTGGCGGTAACATTGAGACTGCATAGCTGGCTGGTGGAGGAACGTTTTGCTGCCCTTGGATGATCCTGCCGCCATCTGAGAACAAGTAAATTAACAGAAATCAGTGAAGAAAACAGAGAATTGGTGAAATTTATATGGATTTTGAACCAGATCTAGACCTTTAGGACCATGAACATGAGGAGGCGGAACGTAGTAATCGTCTtctctccttctcttcttcttgcaaaAACAAATCAATAGAAGAGTCAAAAGTGCAATAATTGCAATGCCGCCAATAGCGATTCCAACAACAAGTCCTGTCGATATAGTCGATGAATTGGAGCTCGTAGATGAGTTTGTAGAcgaagaaggaggaggaggcgAGGAAGTAGTGCCGCCAGGAGTTGATCCGGCGGTCGCCGGCGGAGGAGGAGACGATGGAGTTGTTGACGAAGGAGGAGAGGGAGACGATGGAGTTGTTGACGAAGGAGGAGGGGGAGATGGAGTTGTTGACGAAGCAGGCGGAGGAGGAGACGATGGAGTTGCTGACGAAGCCGGCGGTGGAGAAGTTGTTACCGGCGGAGGCGGAGATGTAGTAGGTGTGACAGGAGGCGGAGGAGACGGTGCCGGAGCTGTAGGCGGAGGTGGAGTAACAACCGGAGGTGGAGGTGAGCTGGTTGGAGGAGGAGATGTAGCCGGAGGAGGCGGAGAAGTGGTGTTGGTTGGAGGCGATGTCGGCGCCGGCGACGTTGACATATTGAAACTGAATTCTCCGGCGAGAAGCTAACTGAATTCTCCGGCGAGTTCTATCGTTGAAAATGGtgatatttttctctctcaatctcTAAAGAAGAAGGaatgaaaagaaagagagaggaaGAGAATAAAACTAAGATAAGGTCTAGTTTGGTTATATTTAAATGAAGGTAATGGAGAACAGAGATAATGTATATAAATTGaagataaaaacaaacaaagctTAAAGAATAGCGTTTTAGAAAGCCGGTAATTACTCTGTGCTGGCAGCTGGTGGGAATGTGATAGGCTACTCTCTCACATGGGTTGTGGGTGCAAGtcaagttttataaataattaattaataatatattcttgtttatttaattaagttttgaaattataattattttaattttgtcttTTTCAACGTCTTTCTGGCAACCGGCCATGGCCCATTCACACACAATTTACTCAGGGGGGATTTTACTAATTTTGAATCTCatcctttttaaaataaattaattaaatattatccaTAATGATAGGATATGAATATATtccactaataataataaaatattatttgttcatGGTAacaattataatgttatttttattggcCCCACCCTCCATAAGAGACTTTTTTGGTGGATATGAATTTTCACAACTCATGGATGATGATTTGggttatctatttttttatatattttttaggctATTAGAAGAAAACtacatttttaatacatttatcaGTTGTGTGCTGTTTTAAACATGCTTTTATTTTGGagaaacaattatattattattattttgttttgtttttttgaatttttgaaagtTATTACAATTCCCTCTAATTGGATATTAAACTTGTTTAtggtaaaataaatttattatttgatgttTAATAATGTTCATtctcaaatataaaaaactacTATATGGGTAAGCAATATCATATTGTTTCTTGAAGCAAAATATGAGTAAAAATAACAAGGGAGAGATATTTTTCAGCAAAAGTATTATTACTATTTTCTATAAAAGGTTTTACTtcttaatttattcaaaatggtacaaaatagtaattaaaaaatataaataaccaaacataatattagaaaaaaaataaaatttgtagtATTTTAAGtgattataaaaatgatttatactCAAATGTTTAGAAGTGATATATTAGCTATTATGACCATAATagtgagaattattattattaattgttctCACACGCTTAAGTTATTTTTGGTAGAAATTATATTTGTGAATTTTGTTtcttatgaaaattaataaattttgtataaatcaaCAAATAATACATCAGAAATAATGtaacaaaagttttttttttaaaaaattaaatttaacggCTATTAATTAAGGATAACAATTATATTTAGTTTGTCAGTTTTCAATCCGAACTATCCTGTTGGGGGCAGTTTTTTTCGGTTTGATCTATAATTAACTAAAGATGGACGAGATTGTATTTGTGTACCCGCTCCGATCTCACCATAATTCTGCATtaaacactataaacacaactaaatatataaaaccattaatatatttatctattctacatattttataagttttcaatatatatttgaaaatgtatattataaaataatttgagagtttGAAAATGGAAATCAAACAGGTCTTAGGACCGATGTCTTAggtcctaagttcattttatcgGTCGGGGCTAAAAAGACCTCGGTCCGGTCGAAGACCCCTCTATCTAGGTTCAGGATCCTCGATCGAGGTGCtaagacctctcggtccttgtCTAGCCAGAATTCTTGGTCGGACGCCTCGGTCCTTGGTGGAAGTCATTAGTCCTAAGTTCGGGAGTTTTCGGTCGGGTGTCAGACTCCTTAGTCCTAGGTTTGACTTCTTGGTCTTAGGTGGAAGTCATCAGTCTTATGTTCATgagttctcggtcgggtgtaAGACTTTTCGCTAGATGTAAAAAATCTCGGTTGAACCTCTCTGTCCTAAATGAAGAACATcgatcggacctctcggtcctagctgaaaAGCCTCGATCGGACCTATTGGTCCTATGTTAAATTCTCGGGATCGGACCTCTCAGTcatggtcggacctctcggtcctcaagaatatCAACATTGTAGGttttgatggaggcttggattctttgatccaaaaGTCTAAGTAGCTTCACAAAATTCCTAGGAACATTTAGAATATCATTcaatgtatcaatcgacctgggtgatgatcaattcatttaaaatagtttatggCAGAAAACCGGGTTTTTGATTTTGAAGTGTAAAGAGCTtgccaatagcttccttatactttaTAAACTTGTTTGATACCAAAACATGAGCATTGGTTGTTCATTTGGAGCAATTCAAAAACTCTAAATTTTCAATCATTTTGGaaattttgatttgatcaaacattataAGGATGTATTAAatatgattcaaatagttgcccaacatTAATAGAAACATGTTGGAAAACTTTTTAAGCTGATGTTTTTTATGATTAGTCTAtgaaaaaaaaacccaatttttggatttttcaaattcaaattcaatttttttaagatcGATTGATCAGTTGATACATCCAAGTGGTTTGAATCatccaaaagtcattaatgacattttggCTGTTCTTGCATCAACTTAGAAAATTCATGGCAGCATGTGCTTTCCGACAACTACTTTCAAGAAGTTTTAGGACTCCCCAATTTATTTCATCATTCCTTTTGGAAAAGAGAAGGATCTACATAACTGGAATGATCGAAGACGAAAATTCTGAATCCATTATTTCTCAACTAATCTATTTAGAGTTTAAGAATCCAAAGTTGCCTATTG
Proteins encoded:
- the LOC124911211 gene encoding pentatricopeptide repeat-containing protein At3g02330, mitochondrial-like translates to MFKRFLFCLSPRLHFHSFRHIRSVTTVAAEGKRTFSHIFQQCSERAAIFPGKQAHARMVLTHFTPTVFVTNCLMQMYIKCSTLDYARKVFDRMPDRDMISWNAMIFGYVGSRNLEVAHSMFDLMPVKDVVSWNTLISGYSQIGKYRKSLEMFLLMMQMESLVLDRATFAIVLKACSSSDNYEMGIQVHALAVFMGFDCDVVTGSALIDMYAKCRKLEESLKFFDEMPERNLVSWSAAIAGCIQNEQLYGGLELFKKMQRDGVGVSQSAYASVFRSCAALCEVGFGSQLHAHALKTNFGSDMLVGTSILDMYAKSGRLSDARKLFNSLRNHSVQSYNAMIVGCVRSSQGFDALQIFKRLLQCGLPFDEITLSGAVSACSLIQGRLQGIQIHGLALKSSLWSQVCVANAVLDMYGKCGDSFIARRVFDEMPIRDAVSWNAVIAAYVQNGEEDETLSIFVLMLRSRMEPDDFTYGSVLKACSSQQSLNKGLEIHTRIVKSGMGFDWFVGSSLVDMYCKCAKIDEAEKIHYRLEERTIISWNAIISGFSLHNQSEESQKFFFKMLKEQAEPDIYTYTTVLDTCSNLATVELGKQIHAQITKHNLQQDVFISSTLVDMYSKCGILDDSKLIFERSLKRDIVTWNAMITAYAHHGLADEALRTFDRLQHEGLKPIHATIVAILRACAHMGLVEKGVNYFNSMKKEYGLDPQLEHYTCLVDIFGRSGQIRKALEVIQEMPYEADDVTWKTLLNLCKLKGNVEIAEIAAKAIMKMDNEDSAALIQLSNVYADAGMWDEVKEVRKMMRSGRLKKEPGCSWIEVKNELHMFLVADKAHPRGQEIYQQLHLLMVEMTWFEDILMD
- the LOC124911212 gene encoding proline-rich receptor-like protein kinase PERK1, with amino-acid sequence MSTSPAPTSPPTNTTSPPPPATSPPPTSSPPPPVVTPPPPTAPAPSPPPPVTPTTSPPPPVTTSPPPASSATPSSPPPPASSTTPSPPPPSSTTPSSPSPPSSTTPSSPPPPATAGSTPGGTTSSPPPPSSSTNSSTSSNSSTISTGLVVGIAIGGIAIIALLTLLLICFCKKKRRREDDYYVPPPHVHGPKDGGRIIQGQQNVPPPASYAVSMLPPTSPYRPPPPPAPQAQHHISSGGGSGESSSLPPPSPGMFSKSTFTYEELSIATNGFSEANLLGQGGFGYVHKGVLPNGKEVAIKQLKAGSGQGDREFHAEVDTISRVHHKHLVSLVGYCTTGSQRLLVYEFLPNDTLEFHLHGKGRPPMDWSTRLKIALGAAKGFAYLHEDCHPKIIHRDIKASNILLDFNFEAMVADFGLAKFTSEVETHVSTRVMGTFGYLAPEYASSGKLTDKSDVFSFGVVLLELITGRRPVDSSFAYTDDSLVDWARPLLTRALDDGNFDSLVDPRLQKDYNHSEMSRMVACAAACVRHSARRRPRMSQVVRALEGDVSLADLNEGIKPGHSTVYSSHESSDYDTSQYNEDMKKFRKMAFETQEQGSSEYSGGKTTSEYGLNPSGSSSEVNTREMEMGKLKKDSSGFGIGS